A genomic window from Streptomyces brevispora includes:
- a CDS encoding DUF1707 SHOCT-like domain-containing protein translates to MTAEPSRSAGRMRASDADREAVVEQLREAAADGRIDLDELDTRLGQALMAKTRGELAPLIDDLGPVVLGSGEPLTLQGGIHGAERTGRWKVPPRIRAIGGLGGVRLDFTQAECRLREIEVEVDAQLGSVRIVVPVGWRADTDTLNPAFGGLKDKTSGDRLPGTPELRLTGSCGAGGVLIRHPNFLERRRQRKAQAR, encoded by the coding sequence ATGACTGCTGAGCCCTCGCGATCCGCCGGCCGCATGCGGGCCTCCGACGCCGACCGCGAAGCGGTCGTGGAACAGTTGCGGGAGGCGGCGGCCGACGGCCGGATCGACCTCGACGAGCTGGACACCCGCCTGGGACAGGCCCTCATGGCCAAGACCCGCGGCGAACTCGCGCCGCTCATCGATGATCTCGGGCCGGTCGTGCTCGGCTCCGGCGAACCGCTCACCCTCCAGGGCGGCATCCACGGCGCGGAACGGACCGGCCGCTGGAAGGTGCCGCCGCGGATTCGGGCGATCGGCGGACTGGGCGGCGTACGCCTCGACTTCACTCAGGCGGAATGCAGGCTCCGCGAGATCGAGGTGGAGGTGGACGCGCAGTTGGGGTCGGTGCGGATCGTGGTCCCGGTGGGCTGGCGGGCGGACACCGACACGCTGAATCCCGCTTTCGGCGGCCTGAAGGACAAGACCTCGGGCGACCGGCTGCCGGGCACGCCCGAGCTCCGGCTCACGGGGTCGTGCGGCGCGGGCGGCGTGCTCATCCGCCACCCCAACTTCCTGGAACGCCGCAGGCAGCGCAAGGCGCAGGCGCGCTGA
- a CDS encoding Zn-ribbon domain-containing OB-fold protein translates to MPEPDASTRPYWDAAAEGHLLLRRCRACDRTHHYPREFCPHCWSEDVTWERASGRATLYTWSVVHRNDLPPFGTRVPYVAAVVDLAEGPRVMTEVVGCEESALAIGMELRVTFREEEGREAVAVFRP, encoded by the coding sequence CTGCCGGAGCCGGACGCGTCCACCCGCCCCTACTGGGACGCCGCAGCCGAGGGACACCTGCTGCTGCGCCGCTGCCGGGCCTGCGACCGGACGCACCACTACCCGCGCGAGTTCTGCCCGCACTGCTGGAGCGAGGACGTCACCTGGGAGCGGGCGAGCGGCCGGGCCACGCTCTACACCTGGTCCGTCGTCCACCGCAACGACCTGCCGCCGTTCGGCACCCGTGTGCCGTACGTCGCCGCTGTCGTCGACCTGGCCGAGGGGCCGCGGGTGATGACGGAGGTCGTGGGGTGCGAGGAGTCCGCGCTCGCCATCGGGATGGAGTTGCGGGTGACGTTCCGGGAGGAGGAGGGGCGCGAGGCGGTGGCGGTGTTCCGGCCTTAG
- the pspAB gene encoding PspA-associated protein PspAB: MGLLDTILGRSKPVRPDLDQLFAVPSAALTLQAATGFVPTGLGSVCFAGVEGGTFARIQQDVRELLDADTARGGVPVEFSRDSYGYTWLLTRQPAEDTASLVNDLHAVNTLLQDGGFGPQLLCSLISFRDERERPLALVYLYKRGTFYPFAPVPGSGEKRDNELELQVRAALGDDLRVEKDLARWFPVWGAPGL, from the coding sequence ATGGGCCTGCTCGACACCATCCTGGGCCGCAGCAAACCGGTCCGCCCCGACCTCGACCAGCTCTTCGCCGTCCCGTCCGCCGCCCTCACCCTCCAGGCGGCGACGGGCTTCGTCCCGACCGGCCTCGGGTCGGTGTGCTTCGCGGGTGTGGAGGGCGGCACCTTCGCCCGTATCCAGCAGGACGTACGGGAGCTGCTGGACGCGGACACCGCGCGCGGCGGCGTCCCGGTGGAGTTCAGCCGGGACTCCTACGGCTACACCTGGCTGCTCACCCGGCAGCCTGCCGAGGACACCGCATCCCTCGTCAACGACCTGCACGCGGTGAACACCCTGCTCCAGGACGGCGGCTTCGGCCCGCAGCTGCTCTGCTCCCTGATCAGCTTCCGGGACGAGCGGGAACGGCCGCTGGCGCTGGTCTACCTCTACAAGCGCGGCACGTTCTACCCCTTCGCCCCGGTGCCGGGCAGCGGCGAGAAGCGTGACAACGAGCTCGAACTCCAGGTCCGGGCCGCCCTCGGGGACGACCTGCGCGTGGAGAAGGACCTGGCCCGGTGGTTCCCGGTGTGGGGGGCGCCGGGGCTGTGA
- a CDS encoding acetate--CoA ligase family protein yields MLGSTHGTLTTDFRARVVACGEEPHAAVHSMTAAAAEGDLDVSGRPLHAAVPDLDRFFRPESVAVIGASDTDGRPHTGITRQLIAWAERVGARLYPVHPTRESVFGRACSPSVAELPEQVDLAVLLVGDPLPVIEELAHAKVKFAVAFASGFAETGAEGAAAQARLAAAVERSGLRLLGPNTNLNAFEEFRDDLEGPAIALITQSGHQGRPVYTLQELGVRLSHWAPTGNEADLETSDFIAYFSQRPEVGAIACYVEGLKDGRSFLLAADRAARAGVPVVAVKVGRTETGARMAASHTGKLTGADQVVDAAMRQFGVIRVDGLDELQDTAALLARARKPLADGVVVYSISGGTGAHFSDLATAAGLEIPVLSEEKQAELHTWIPGYLNVANPVDNGGHPVGDWRGRKIIDAILADPGVGVLICPITGPFPPMSDKLAQDLVDAAEATDKLVCVVWGSPVGTEDAYRTTLLGSSRVATFRTFGNCITAVKAYLDHHRFAASYRSPFDEAPRTPSPSFRKAQALMRPGHQLSEHAAKQLLRAYGIRVPREQLVTSAAAAVRAAGLVGYPVVMKASGAQLAHKTELGLVKVGLTSASQVRDAYRELTDIARYEDIDLDGILVCQMVERGVEMMVGVTQDALFGPTVTVGLGGVLVEVLHDAAVRVPPFGEDQARAMLGELRGRALLEGVRGGPPVDVDALVEVVLRVQRMALELGDDLCELDINPLMVLGRGQGAVALDALAVCR; encoded by the coding sequence ATGCTTGGATCGACTCACGGCACCCTCACCACCGACTTCCGCGCCAGGGTGGTGGCCTGCGGCGAGGAGCCGCACGCCGCCGTCCACAGCATGACGGCCGCCGCCGCGGAAGGCGATCTCGATGTCAGCGGGCGGCCGCTGCACGCGGCCGTGCCGGATCTGGACCGGTTCTTCCGGCCCGAGTCCGTGGCCGTCATCGGCGCCTCCGACACCGATGGCCGGCCCCATACCGGGATCACCCGGCAGCTCATCGCCTGGGCCGAGCGGGTCGGGGCGCGGCTGTATCCCGTGCATCCCACGCGGGAGTCCGTCTTCGGGCGGGCGTGCTCTCCTTCCGTCGCCGAGCTGCCGGAACAGGTGGACCTGGCGGTGCTGCTGGTCGGCGACCCGCTCCCGGTGATCGAGGAACTCGCGCACGCCAAGGTGAAGTTCGCCGTCGCCTTCGCCTCCGGTTTCGCGGAGACCGGGGCGGAGGGCGCCGCCGCGCAGGCCCGGCTGGCCGCCGCGGTGGAGCGGTCGGGGCTGCGGCTGCTCGGGCCGAACACCAACCTCAACGCCTTCGAGGAGTTCCGGGACGACCTGGAGGGGCCGGCGATCGCACTGATCACCCAGTCCGGCCACCAGGGGCGCCCCGTCTACACCCTTCAGGAGCTGGGCGTGCGGCTCTCGCACTGGGCGCCCACGGGCAACGAGGCGGATCTGGAGACCTCCGACTTCATCGCGTACTTCTCCCAGCGCCCCGAGGTCGGGGCCATCGCCTGCTACGTGGAGGGGCTCAAGGACGGGCGTTCCTTTCTGCTCGCCGCCGACCGGGCCGCACGGGCCGGGGTCCCGGTGGTGGCGGTCAAGGTCGGGCGTACGGAGACGGGGGCCAGGATGGCCGCGTCACACACCGGCAAGCTGACCGGCGCCGACCAGGTCGTCGATGCGGCGATGCGGCAGTTCGGCGTGATCCGGGTGGACGGCCTCGACGAACTCCAGGACACCGCCGCCCTCCTGGCACGGGCCCGCAAACCACTGGCCGACGGGGTCGTGGTGTATTCGATCTCGGGCGGCACGGGCGCGCACTTCTCGGACCTGGCGACCGCGGCGGGTCTGGAGATCCCGGTCCTGTCCGAGGAGAAGCAGGCCGAGCTGCACACCTGGATACCCGGCTACCTGAACGTGGCGAACCCGGTCGACAACGGCGGGCACCCGGTCGGCGACTGGCGCGGCCGGAAGATCATCGACGCGATCCTCGCCGACCCCGGGGTCGGGGTGCTGATCTGTCCGATCACCGGCCCCTTCCCGCCGATGAGCGACAAACTCGCGCAGGACCTGGTGGACGCGGCGGAGGCCACGGACAAGCTGGTGTGCGTGGTGTGGGGTTCGCCGGTCGGTACGGAGGACGCCTACCGCACGACGCTGCTCGGCTCGTCCCGCGTCGCCACCTTCCGTACGTTCGGCAACTGCATCACCGCGGTGAAGGCCTATCTGGACCACCACCGGTTCGCCGCCTCCTACCGCTCCCCCTTCGACGAGGCGCCGCGCACGCCGTCGCCGTCCTTCCGCAAGGCGCAGGCACTGATGCGTCCGGGCCACCAGCTGAGCGAGCACGCGGCGAAGCAGCTGCTGCGGGCCTACGGAATCCGGGTGCCCCGCGAGCAGTTGGTGACCAGCGCCGCGGCGGCCGTCCGGGCGGCCGGGCTGGTCGGCTACCCCGTTGTCATGAAGGCGTCCGGCGCACAACTGGCCCACAAGACCGAACTGGGTCTGGTCAAGGTCGGCCTCACCTCCGCCAGCCAGGTGCGGGACGCCTATCGCGAACTGACCGACATCGCACGCTACGAGGACATCGACCTGGACGGAATCCTGGTCTGCCAGATGGTCGAGCGGGGCGTCGAGATGATGGTCGGCGTCACGCAGGACGCCCTGTTCGGCCCGACCGTGACCGTCGGGCTCGGTGGCGTACTGGTCGAGGTGCTGCACGACGCGGCGGTGCGAGTGCCGCCGTTCGGCGAGGACCAGGCGCGGGCGATGCTCGGCGAGCTGCGCGGCCGGGCTCTGCTGGAAGGGGTGCGCGGCGGTCCGCCGGTGGACGTGGACGCGCTCGTCGAAGTGGTGCTGCGGGTGCAGCGGATGGCGCTGGAACTGGGCGACGACCTCTGCGAACTGGACATCAACCCGCTCATGGTGCTGGGACGCGGGCAGGGCGCGGTGGCGCTGGACGCGCTCGCCGTCTGCCGCTGA
- a CDS encoding DUF397 domain-containing protein, whose protein sequence is MNHGPGLTWFKSSYSGNEGGECIEVAYAWHKSSYSNNEGGACVEVAACPHTVHVRDSKVTDGPTFAVAPAAWTAFLGHAANG, encoded by the coding sequence GTGAACCACGGACCCGGACTGACCTGGTTCAAGTCCAGCTACAGCGGCAATGAGGGCGGCGAATGCATCGAAGTCGCCTACGCCTGGCACAAGTCCAGCTACAGCAACAACGAGGGCGGCGCCTGCGTAGAGGTCGCCGCCTGCCCGCACACCGTCCACGTCCGCGACTCCAAGGTCACCGACGGGCCGACCTTCGCGGTCGCCCCCGCCGCCTGGACCGCGTTCCTTGGGCACGCGGCGAACGGCTGA
- a CDS encoding flavin-containing monooxygenase, whose protein sequence is MPDSTSTPGSPIPAPSDLTEDRPVYVIGGGPGGLAAAAALREQGQRAVVLEKSADVGASWRRHYDRLHLHTTRRWSSLPGLAMPRRFGRWVSRDNVVRYLEKYTEHHKLEVVTGVEVSRVDRAPDGTGWLLTATGGRQLTGRAVVVATGFNHTPRIPDWPGRDTFTGELVHAADYRNPAPYAGKDVLVVGVGNTGAEIAVDLVEGGASRVRLAVRTVPHILRRSTAGWPAQGTGILVRRLPVALVDRAGGLLTRVSMPDLAEQGLPRPDTGLYSRVKDGAIPVQDVGLIDAVKSGRVVPVAAVESFDGDAVELADGTRITPDAVIAATGYLRSLEGLVGHLGVLDARGRPVVRGGRTPKQAPGLYFTGFTNPISGMLRELARDAEKIARKLARTT, encoded by the coding sequence ATGCCCGACAGCACATCTACCCCCGGTAGCCCCATTCCGGCCCCCAGCGACCTCACCGAGGACCGCCCCGTCTACGTCATCGGCGGCGGTCCGGGCGGTCTCGCCGCGGCGGCGGCCCTGCGCGAACAGGGGCAACGGGCTGTCGTACTGGAGAAGTCCGCGGACGTCGGCGCATCCTGGCGGCGCCACTACGACCGGCTGCACCTGCACACCACCCGGCGCTGGTCCTCCCTCCCGGGGCTGGCCATGCCCCGCCGGTTCGGCCGCTGGGTGTCCCGCGACAACGTGGTGCGCTACCTGGAGAAGTACACCGAGCACCACAAGCTGGAAGTGGTGACGGGCGTCGAGGTCTCCCGCGTCGACCGGGCGCCGGACGGCACCGGGTGGCTGCTGACCGCGACCGGCGGCCGTCAGCTGACCGGCCGGGCCGTGGTCGTGGCCACCGGCTTCAACCACACCCCGCGCATCCCCGACTGGCCCGGGCGCGACACCTTCACCGGCGAACTGGTGCACGCCGCCGACTACCGCAACCCGGCCCCCTACGCGGGCAAGGACGTCCTCGTCGTGGGCGTCGGCAACACGGGGGCGGAGATAGCCGTCGACCTGGTGGAGGGCGGGGCGTCACGGGTGCGGCTCGCGGTGCGCACCGTTCCGCACATCCTGCGCCGCTCCACGGCGGGCTGGCCCGCCCAGGGAACCGGCATCCTGGTGCGCCGGTTGCCGGTCGCGCTCGTCGACCGCGCCGGGGGCCTGCTGACCCGCGTCTCCATGCCCGACCTCGCCGAACAGGGCCTGCCCCGCCCGGACACCGGCTTGTACTCGCGGGTCAAGGACGGCGCCATCCCGGTCCAGGACGTGGGGCTGATCGACGCGGTGAAGAGCGGCCGGGTGGTGCCGGTGGCGGCCGTCGAGTCGTTCGACGGGGACGCGGTGGAGCTGGCCGACGGGACCCGGATCACCCCGGACGCGGTCATCGCCGCGACCGGCTACCTGCGCTCCCTGGAGGGCCTGGTCGGTCACCTCGGGGTACTGGACGCCCGGGGCCGGCCGGTGGTGCGCGGCGGCCGCACGCCGAAGCAGGCACCCGGGCTGTACTTCACCGGGTTCACGAACCCGATCAGCGGCATGCTCCGCGAACTGGCCCGGGACGCGGAGAAGATCGCCAGAAAGCTCGCCCGCACCACCTGA
- a CDS encoding DoxX family protein, whose product MRTIWLDGAEWLAVLRIGLGLWWLESWRHKDKKGWFERGTGIAWAADVAGKHRWTVVRGGFEKIVAPRPKAMAYIVVYAELALGLGLVTGLLTPVALIAGLLLNLLYLVLMIHDWAEQGQNAMMALSSLVALFAMSWQTWSLDHAIGLFL is encoded by the coding sequence ATGCGGACGATCTGGCTCGACGGAGCCGAGTGGCTCGCCGTGCTCCGAATTGGCCTCGGCCTCTGGTGGCTGGAGAGCTGGCGGCACAAGGACAAGAAGGGCTGGTTCGAGCGCGGCACCGGTATCGCCTGGGCCGCCGACGTCGCGGGGAAGCACCGCTGGACGGTGGTCCGCGGCGGCTTCGAGAAGATCGTCGCGCCGCGTCCCAAGGCGATGGCGTACATCGTCGTCTACGCGGAACTCGCCCTGGGCCTCGGCCTGGTGACCGGCCTCCTGACCCCGGTCGCCCTGATCGCGGGGCTCCTGCTCAACCTGCTCTATCTGGTGCTGATGATCCACGACTGGGCCGAGCAGGGGCAGAACGCGATGATGGCGCTGAGCTCGCTCGTCGCCCTGTTCGCCATGTCCTGGCAGACCTGGTCCCTCGACCACGCGATCGGACTGTTCCTGTGA
- a CDS encoding enoyl-CoA hydratase/isomerase family protein, with the protein MPSSPEDTADRTGRHDPSGSPESLILHATDNGVSWITLNRPEAMNAVTWDQRERIIALLAEASADPGIRAVVLTATGRGFCAGADLRGAPATGDRVPGDVARTIRLGAQRLIAAVLDCEKPVIAAVNGTAAGIGAHLAFACDLVLAAESAKFIEVFVRRGLVPDGGGAYLLPRLIGPQRAKELMFFGDSLPARDAERLGLVNRTVPDEELAATARVWAQRLAEGPTRSITLTKQLVNASLDADRATAFAAEAMAQEINMTTQDANEGVASFVERRAPKYRGI; encoded by the coding sequence ATGCCGTCCTCCCCCGAAGACACCGCCGACCGCACCGGCCGGCACGACCCGTCCGGATCGCCTGAATCATTGATACTCCACGCCACTGACAACGGCGTCTCGTGGATCACCCTCAACCGCCCCGAGGCGATGAACGCCGTCACCTGGGACCAGCGCGAACGCATCATCGCGCTGCTCGCCGAGGCCTCCGCCGACCCCGGGATCCGGGCCGTCGTCCTGACCGCCACCGGCCGCGGCTTCTGCGCCGGCGCCGACCTGCGGGGCGCCCCGGCGACCGGCGACCGGGTGCCGGGCGATGTCGCCCGCACGATCCGGCTCGGCGCGCAACGCCTGATCGCCGCCGTCCTGGACTGCGAGAAGCCCGTCATCGCGGCGGTCAACGGCACCGCGGCCGGAATCGGCGCCCATCTCGCGTTCGCCTGCGACCTGGTGCTGGCCGCCGAATCGGCCAAGTTCATCGAGGTGTTCGTGCGCCGCGGACTGGTTCCGGACGGCGGTGGCGCGTACCTGCTGCCCCGGCTGATCGGGCCGCAGCGCGCCAAGGAGCTGATGTTCTTCGGCGACTCGCTCCCGGCGCGGGACGCGGAGCGGCTGGGGCTCGTCAACCGGACCGTTCCGGACGAGGAGCTGGCGGCGACGGCTCGGGTGTGGGCCCAGCGGCTGGCCGAGGGGCCCACCCGCTCGATCACCCTCACCAAGCAGCTGGTCAACGCCTCGCTGGACGCCGACCGGGCCACGGCGTTCGCCGCCGAGGCGATGGCCCAGGAGATCAACATGACGACCCAGGACGCCAACGAGGGCGTGGCGAGCTTCGTGGAGCGGCGGGCGCCGAAGTACCGGGGAATCTAG
- the htpX gene encoding zinc metalloprotease HtpX: MTRTRSRYAPDRGLTTRMVTTMFLIGLLYVVLVGVLLAVLRGAWPIILIIAGGMFIAQFWFSDRIAAFSMGAREVTPEQAPELHGAIDRICALADMPKPRVAIAQSDVPNAFATGRSERTALVCATTGLLRRLEPEELEGVLAHEMSHVAHRDVAVMTIASFLGVLAGIITRVALWGGLSRSSRSNDPIGIAIMLIPLVSAVVYALSFLLTRLLSRYRELSADRTAALLTGRPSALASALTKVSGQMARIPTEDLRKAEPYNAFYFVPAFSSKESLSRLLSSHPTLEQRLDQLARISADLAHP; encoded by the coding sequence ATGACCCGAACCCGTAGCCGGTACGCCCCGGACCGCGGTCTGACCACGCGCATGGTCACCACCATGTTCCTGATCGGCCTGCTGTACGTGGTACTGGTCGGCGTGCTGCTCGCCGTGCTGCGCGGCGCCTGGCCGATCATCCTGATCATCGCCGGGGGCATGTTCATCGCCCAGTTCTGGTTCAGCGACCGCATCGCGGCCTTCAGCATGGGCGCCCGCGAGGTCACACCCGAGCAGGCGCCGGAACTCCACGGCGCCATCGACCGCATCTGCGCTCTCGCCGACATGCCCAAACCACGGGTGGCCATCGCGCAGAGCGACGTTCCGAACGCCTTCGCCACCGGCCGCAGCGAACGCACGGCCCTCGTCTGCGCGACCACGGGACTGCTGCGCAGACTTGAGCCCGAGGAGCTGGAGGGCGTACTCGCCCACGAGATGTCGCACGTCGCTCACCGTGACGTCGCCGTCATGACGATCGCCTCGTTCCTCGGCGTACTCGCGGGCATCATCACCCGTGTCGCCCTGTGGGGCGGGCTCTCCCGCTCCAGCCGGAGCAACGACCCCATCGGCATCGCGATCATGCTGATCCCCCTGGTCAGCGCGGTGGTCTACGCCCTGAGCTTCCTGCTGACCCGGCTGCTGTCGCGCTACCGCGAGCTCTCCGCCGACCGCACCGCCGCACTGCTCACCGGCCGCCCCTCGGCCCTCGCCTCCGCCCTCACCAAGGTGAGCGGCCAGATGGCCCGGATCCCGACGGAGGACCTGCGGAAGGCGGAGCCGTACAACGCCTTCTACTTCGTCCCGGCCTTCTCCTCCAAGGAGAGCCTCAGCCGGCTGCTCTCCTCGCACCCGACGCTGGAACAGCGCCTCGACCAGCTGGCTCGCATCTCCGCCGACCTCGCCCACCCCTGA
- a CDS encoding thioesterase family protein: MNTGSYYERIDAHRYKPTAHASGAWSTDEVHFSPLGGLVVHAIDRHLADRPGDGLLLSRISFDILGRLALDECEIRVETIRPGRTIELVEAVALIADRPVVRARAWCLASGDTAAVAGGAADRLTAPETLAPWAMAEVWPGGYIASIDVRPLAPPQPGRTTAWISTPLDVVAGEPVSTLASYIALVDTANGIAVRQQPTAWTFPNVDLTIHLHRQPEGRWTGLDTTVVFGPTGQGITSTVLHDINGPVGQAQQILTVRPS, from the coding sequence ATGAACACCGGCAGCTACTACGAGCGCATCGACGCACACCGCTACAAGCCCACCGCCCACGCGAGCGGCGCGTGGAGCACGGACGAAGTGCACTTCAGCCCGCTCGGCGGCCTCGTCGTCCACGCCATCGACAGGCACCTGGCCGACCGGCCGGGAGACGGACTCCTGCTCTCCCGGATCAGCTTCGACATCCTCGGCCGGCTCGCCCTCGACGAGTGCGAGATCCGGGTCGAGACGATCCGCCCCGGCCGCACCATCGAACTGGTCGAAGCCGTCGCCCTCATCGCCGACCGCCCCGTCGTACGCGCGAGAGCCTGGTGCCTCGCCTCCGGCGACACCGCCGCCGTCGCCGGGGGCGCCGCCGACCGGCTCACGGCCCCCGAGACGCTCGCGCCCTGGGCCATGGCCGAGGTCTGGCCCGGCGGCTACATCGCGTCCATCGACGTCCGTCCCCTCGCGCCGCCCCAGCCGGGCCGCACGACCGCCTGGATCTCCACGCCGCTCGACGTCGTCGCGGGTGAGCCCGTCAGCACGCTCGCGTCCTACATCGCGCTCGTCGACACGGCCAACGGCATCGCCGTACGCCAGCAGCCCACCGCCTGGACGTTCCCCAACGTCGACCTGACCATCCACCTGCACCGGCAGCCCGAAGGCCGCTGGACCGGGCTCGACACCACGGTCGTCTTCGGCCCGACCGGCCAGGGCATCACCAGCACCGTCCTGCACGACATCAACGGACCCGTCGGCCAGGCCCAGCAGATCCTCACCGTCCGGCCCTCGTAG
- a CDS encoding helix-turn-helix domain-containing protein, which produces MGDLIRIHRVRAGLTQKDASEKLLVSESLLGAYERAERIPALEFLRDADKVFDAGGALKACCELVDEEKYSPKFLDWAKLERTARVISAYETMLIPGLLQTEEYAYALHRSRVPAYSEAEIIRHVEARLERQAVLSRTSPPRIGYVIEESVLDRTLGGPEVLKGQLRHLLDCVERFNHLTVQVMPSAQHTHAGLMGPMKLMATEEGRSLLYVEAHGDDRLISKPEPVSDMFDLFGILRAQALNPWKSAEIIETKVGQL; this is translated from the coding sequence GTGGGGGACCTGATTCGCATCCATCGGGTGCGCGCGGGGCTGACGCAGAAGGACGCGTCGGAGAAGCTGTTGGTGTCGGAATCCCTGCTGGGGGCGTACGAGCGGGCGGAGCGCATTCCCGCCCTGGAGTTCCTGCGCGATGCGGACAAGGTGTTCGACGCGGGCGGGGCGTTGAAGGCGTGCTGTGAGCTGGTGGACGAGGAGAAGTACTCGCCGAAGTTCCTGGACTGGGCGAAGTTGGAGCGGACGGCGCGAGTCATCAGCGCGTACGAGACGATGCTGATCCCTGGCCTGCTCCAGACGGAGGAGTACGCGTACGCGCTGCACCGCTCCCGCGTACCGGCGTACTCCGAGGCCGAGATCATCCGGCACGTCGAAGCGAGGCTGGAGCGGCAGGCAGTGCTCTCGCGCACGTCTCCGCCGCGCATCGGCTACGTCATCGAGGAATCGGTCCTGGACCGGACCCTCGGCGGACCCGAGGTACTGAAGGGACAACTGCGGCACTTGCTCGACTGCGTTGAGCGGTTCAACCACCTGACGGTGCAGGTGATGCCGTCGGCCCAGCACACGCACGCGGGGCTGATGGGACCGATGAAGTTGATGGCCACGGAAGAAGGCCGAAGTCTGCTGTACGTGGAGGCGCATGGCGACGATAGGTTGATCTCGAAGCCGGAGCCGGTGAGCGACATGTTCGACCTCTTCGGCATTCTGCGGGCCCAGGCGCTCAACCCCTGGAAGTCTGCGGAGATCATCGAGACGAAGGTGGGGCAACTGTGA
- a CDS encoding SDR family NAD(P)-dependent oxidoreductase, whose amino-acid sequence MPSTRTWFITGASRGLGRAFAEAALSAGDRVVAAARNVEPLADLTEKHPDTLLPLALDVSDRRAVFETVERAAAAFGGLDIVVNNAGGMLYGMVEEATEKQIRDHLDVNFFGAVWVSQAVLPHLRARGSGRLLQVTSMGAGGGMASVGFYGAGKSALDSVSEALAMEVAQFGVKVTIVQMGGYATGLFTAGTTETAPAPAYAGLRAELEEMWGDEAGPEASTAAPAIMKLVGLPDPPRRLILGDRSFDHVLEMDRARAEQYRASESLSRMAPG is encoded by the coding sequence GTGCCGAGTACCAGGACCTGGTTCATCACCGGGGCCTCCCGCGGTCTGGGCCGTGCGTTCGCCGAGGCCGCGCTGTCCGCCGGGGACCGCGTCGTGGCGGCCGCGCGGAACGTGGAGCCGCTCGCCGACCTGACGGAGAAGCACCCGGACACTCTGCTGCCGCTGGCCCTCGACGTCTCCGACCGCCGGGCCGTGTTCGAGACGGTTGAGCGGGCGGCTGCGGCGTTCGGCGGCCTCGACATCGTGGTCAACAACGCGGGCGGAATGCTGTACGGGATGGTGGAGGAGGCCACGGAGAAGCAGATCCGGGACCACCTCGACGTCAACTTCTTCGGTGCCGTCTGGGTGTCCCAGGCCGTGCTGCCGCACCTGCGTGCGCGGGGATCCGGGCGTCTGCTCCAGGTCACGTCGATGGGTGCCGGCGGCGGCATGGCCTCCGTCGGGTTCTACGGGGCCGGGAAGTCGGCGCTCGACTCGGTGAGCGAGGCGCTGGCCATGGAGGTCGCGCAGTTCGGGGTCAAGGTCACCATCGTGCAGATGGGCGGCTACGCCACGGGACTGTTCACGGCAGGCACCACGGAGACGGCGCCCGCTCCCGCCTACGCCGGACTGCGTGCCGAGCTGGAGGAGATGTGGGGCGACGAGGCCGGCCCGGAGGCGAGCACGGCGGCCCCCGCGATCATGAAGCTGGTCGGCCTGCCGGACCCGCCGCGGCGCCTGATCCTCGGTGACAGGTCGTTCGACCACGTCCTGGAGATGGACCGGGCCCGCGCGGAGCAGTACCGGGCCTCGGAGTCGCTCAGCCGGATGGCGCCGGGGTGA